From the Accipiter gentilis chromosome 15, bAccGen1.1, whole genome shotgun sequence genome, one window contains:
- the ZNF292 gene encoding zinc finger protein 292 isoform X1 produces MADEEAEQESGSLGGDLLELRRLRERLVELETGLRESPEPAVQAATEYCKQLCQTLLEYAEKWKTSEDPLPLLEVYTVAIRSYVKARPYLTSECENVAFVLERLALSCIELLLCLPLDLPENKWEEFQAFVQVAHKNLMENGSRELHILTTLTQEKGVWKNPVLCGILSQEQLDPDKVNEFLVFEGPVLLDMRIKHLMKTKQLTQATALAKLCSDHPEISAKGNFKQTYLVCLCSGSPNEKLMEEIAEVDCKDALEMICNLESDGDEKSALILCAAFLSRQLQQGEMYCAWELTLFWSKLQQRVEPSIQVYLERCRQLSVLTKTVYHIFFLIKVINSEIDGAGLATCIELCVKALRLESSENTDVKISICKTISCLLPDDLEVKRACQLSEFLLEPTVDAYYAVEMLYNQPDQKYDEENLPIPNSLRCELLLVLKTQWPFDPEFWDWKTLKRQCLALMGEEASIVSSIDELNDSEVYEKVEDCQEETKETSVNGLAGTFDEATSLLKGIRDEKQKKREIKKLRERGFISARFRNWQAYMQYCVLCDKEFLGHRIVRHAQKHYKDGIYSCPICAQNFNSKENFVPHVTLHVKKSSKERLAAMKPLRRLGRPPKIATANENQKTDSVSKQEQRPIKKNSLYSTDFIVFNDNDGSDDENDDKDKPYIPEIVPVQKPLPVNEFTCPVTFCKKGFKYFKNLIAHAKGHKDNEEAKRFLEMQSKKVICQYCRRHFVSVTHLNDHLQMHCGSKPYICIQMKCKAGFNSYAELLTHRKEHQVFRAKCMFPKCGRVFSEAYLLYDHEAQHYNTYTCKVTGCGKVYRSQNELEKHVEDHNKQPEKAQQPESQTNQPDLSQPSKANENTDGVAVKEELTSPLADNRSSFTEGENVVWNQIKAEPVGNESVNTSASILRQSDSLPNAGSEQSPTGSVKTEVAIPASSIKVPAVNQKIRDNFVKRGKLAATASKVDTTKPGAQQLCSSVDSCLPVFQERKEEDSLSQTQNVQNISVTSDTLKPEALESKSLERQVNIVNPFSMQNQAGYRNSVPISKLEIEDSIKAAANLYNLPLKTLESITFIPSQPNINSSLVPAVSPAAPTQKFNCQVEGCTRTYNSSQSIGKHMKAAHPDQYAAFKMQRKNKKPRKSSNLQNVPNDGKIVYLMPSQVGNPSGAAFTAQNKPNLNPTCSSQVQHVPSTLFPTHLENLASPMLPIVESVINPSLSTRIKSEPESVLCSQIENLSGATLPSQLDDLAKTVMPLNIDGGSDPFLPLPAENGPMSLFPSSAENPPNSVFSQLENNTDNFSSQLEGNTSSAFPKEETVDQIFPSRLSNENNFSETSSQHPASEKVKKDRGRGPNGKERKPKHNKRAKWPAIIRDGKFICSRCFRVFTNPRSLGGHLSKRSYCKPLEGSEISPEALQANGQSLLASMILSSNSLNLQQPQESAFSPETCFKDPSFLQLLAAENRSTALLQTMFPRANVTNFNTGGNEEGNQIIKQALETAGIPSTFDNTEVLPHVVTTSCVTGTTQINAAVLPNSTTSPLLQTVCNPSTLLTDQNRTLNAKIPPINECKSLPVFATEDLMLKTIENGLCPSSFSNTVAATQNFAGNSSRVSVISSPQNSGSSNLNKKGTSASKRKRKATTPLLVPNTSQKVAVNNTTTMGLLTKSTEGNVQIQGERFQSNLLANCGSQAVVENLTQKLNNVDNQLFMTSIKENFKTNLEAHTMLPSLTVKTENGDSQMMAVNSCVQANSEEQISEDNVMQNFEKTLEIIKTAMNSQILEVKTEIQDTVAASGQNSQVNNAQASSGNSAQSVKLPTPAQFAVHVGNVTAAKSSSAPSETSQKDDTQILEILEGLQKLKLENDSPIQVSETVSQCPPADTLAPAVPVVSTENKPLIQISSEASNIQFSDKVNKPFVCQDPGCNYSAMTKDALFKHYGKVHQYSAEMILEIKKHQLKYAPFKCVVATCPKTFTRNSNLRAHCQLVHHFTTEEMVKLKIKRPYGRRSQNETVNTAPRPVEIKTLQTLIVENKTAAPLVKEGQIKEVVEPVKVLEKLLPENNTPERLEKPPQVVSVPPEQHTAASFGSTQAQPKVRKVRRYRKEKEERKRRKPVTKSLEFPTRYSPYRPYRCVHQGCFAAFTIQQNLILHYQAVHKSDLPAFSAEVEEENEPGKEERDEVETKPAVREFRCEVSDCSRIFQEVTSLIQHYMKLHDMTPEQIGNMKSAPEAGRFSCDQSQCKSSFTAYLNYIVHLEADHGIKIRPNKVEDDGVFKCDCEGCDRIYATRSNLLRHIFNKHNDKHKDHLIRPRRLTPGQENISSKANQEKPLKSKQRGLKNRSGKEGNRLSVKTKRKKNVNLETKNSKGMQVQENKAYSLKRGKHVFSIKARNDALSECTSRFITQYPCMIKGCSSVVTSESNIIRHYKCHKLSKAFTSQHRNLLIVSKKHSVSQVKEASSEQEETDKKSDVKEPELSLIVSNNDSSTSTLPQKETEKGEKDEVDELTELFITKLINEDCSSAENQAKISSSVNSDLQETSSCPSEKQKSNNLKRANKEKNVSQNKRRRAEKTEEVLPADVSSMHREEETAVAIQTAEEQPAAFDWSSFKPMGFEVSFLKFLEESAVKQKKNTERDYHSSGTKKGSHSNSRKSNEKTSVASNNVIWSCSETETLVPFANPSRLPCGDNVKIVLDKTFKDCTERVLKQLQEMKPIVSLRKLKGRWEDNPEVTAAKVVVMGTEEGESKY; encoded by the exons tgaaTGAATTTTTAGTGTTTGAAGGCCCTGTCCTGCTGGATATGCGTATTAAGCAcctaatgaaaacaaagcaattaacGCAAGCTACTGCCCTGGCAAAACTGTGCTCTGACCATCCAGAAATCAGTGCAAAAGGCAATTTCAAGCAAACCTACCTGGTCTGTCTTTGTTCAGGATCACCAAATGAAAAGCTAATGGAAGAA ATTGCAGAAGTGGATTGCAAAGATGCTCTAGAAATGATCTGTAACCTAGAATCTGATGGAGATGAAAAAAGTGCTCTAATTCTATGTGCAGCATTTTTATCTCGCCAGCTGCAGCAAGGAGAGATGTACTGTGCCTG GGAACTGACTCTTTTCTGGAGTAAACTGCAGCAAAGGGTAGAGCCTTCTATTCAAGTGTATCTAGAGAGATGTCGTCAACTTTCTGTGTTAACTAAGACTGTTTATCACATTTTCTTCCTGATTAAAGTAATTAATTCAGAG ATCGATGGTGCTGGACTTGCAACCTGCATTGAACTGTGTGTGAAAGCATTGCGCTTGGAATCCAGTGAAAATACAGATGTCAAGATATCTATTTGCAAGACTATCTCCTGCTTGCTTCCAGATGATTTGGAAGTTAAACGTGCTTGTCAGCTGAGTGAATTTCTTCTCGAACCCACTGTGGATGCATATTATGCTGTTGAAATGCTATATAATCAGCCTGACCAGAAGTATGATGAAGAGAATCTTCCAATACCAAATTCTTTGCGCTGTGAGCTCTTACTTGTACTGAAAACTCAGTGGCCTTTTGATCCAGAATTCTGGGACTGGAAAACTCTCAAGCGTCAGTGTCTGGCACTTATGGGAGAGGAGGCATCCATCGTGTCATCAATAGATGAACTAAACGATAGTGAAGTTTATGAAAAGGTTGAGGATTGCCAAGAAGAGACTAAAGAAACTTCTGTGAATGGGCTTGCTGGCACTTTTGATGAGGCTACAAGCCTTCTTAAGGGTATCagagatgaaaagcagaaaaagagagaaattaaaaaactcAGAGAGCGGGGGTTCATATCAGCTAGATTTAGGAACTGGCAAGCTTATATGCAGTATTGCGTGTTATGTGACAAAGAATTCCTAGGTCATAGAATAGTTAGGCATGCACAAAAACATTATAAAGATGGAATTTACAGTTGCCCTATTTGTGCCCAAAATTTTAATTCTAAAGAAAACTTTGTTCCCCATGTAACTTTGCATGTTAAAAAATCCAGCAAAGAGAGATTGGCTGCTATGAAACCACTGAGAAGACTGGGAAGACCTCCTAAAATAGCAACTGCCAACGAGAATCAGAAAACTGATTCTGTATCCAAACAGGAGCAGCGACCCATTAAGAAGAACAGTCTCTATTCAACAGACTTCATTGTGTTTAATGATAATGATGGCTCAGATGATGAGAACGATGACAAAGATAAACCTTACATACCAGAGATAGTGCCAGTTCAAAAGCCACTCCCTGTTAATGAATTCACCTGCCCtgtaacattttgtaaaaaaggctttaaatattttaaaaatctaatagCACATGCGAAGGGGCATAAAGATAATGAAGAAGCTAAGCGTTTTcttgaaatgcaaagcaaaaaagtGATTTGCCAGTACTGTAGACGACATTTCGTAAGTGTTACTCACCTGAATGATCATCTACAAATGCACTGTGGCAGCAAGCCTTATATCTGCATACAGATGAAATGTAAGGCTGGTTTTAACAGTTATGCTGAGCTGCTGACACATAGGAAAGAGCATCAAGTCTTCAGAGCCAAGTGTATGTTTCCTAAATGTGGTAGAGTGTTTTCTGAAGCGTATTTACTCTATGATCACGAAGCACAACACTATAATACCTATACCTGCAAAGTCACAGGCTGCGGAAAGGTATACCGTTCCCAGAACGAACTGGAAAAGCATGTTGAGGATCACAACAAGCAGCCTGAAAAAGCGCAACAGCCTGAAAGCCAGACTAATCAGCCTGATCTTAGTCAACCTTCTAAAGCTAATGAAAATACCGATGGAGTTGCTGTTAAAGAGGAATTGACATCTCCTCTGGCTGACAACCGAAGTAGTTTTACTGAAGGAGAAAATGTTGTCTGGAATCAAATCAAAGCAGAACCAGTAGGGAATGAAAGTGTAAACACATCAGCGAGTATACTGCGGCAAAGCGATTCCTTGCCTAATGCTGGTTCGGAGCAGTCTCCTACAGGTTCAGTGAAGACAGAAGTGGCAATTCCAGCAAGCAGCATTAAGGTGCCCGCTGTTAACCAGAAGATCCGAGATAACTTTGTAAAAAGAGGTAAATTGGCTGCTACTGCCAGTAAAGTAGATACCACTAAACCTGGAGCCCAACAGTTGTGCTCATCGGTTGACTCTTGTCTTCCAGTTTtccaagagagaaaggaagaagactcTCTCAGTCAAACTCAGAatgttcaaaatatttctgtgaccTCAGACACACTAAAACCAGAAGCCCTTGAATCAAAAAGCTTAGAAAGACAAGTGAACATTGTTAATCCATTCAGCATGCAGAATCAGGCAGGATATCGAAACAGTGTACCCATTTCGAAACTTGAAATTGAAGACAGTATTAAGGCTGCAGCTAATCTATATAACCTGCCTTTAAAAACTTTAGAAAGTATTACATTTATTCCTTCGCAGCCTAACATAAATAGCTCTTTAGTTCCAGCTGTGTCACCAGCAGCCCCAACTCAGAAATTTAATTGTCAGGTTGAGGGTTGTACTCGAACGTACAACTCATCACAGAGCATTGGCAAACATATGAAGGCAGCACACCCTGATCaatatgctgcttttaaaatgcagcgTAAAAATAAGAAACCACGAAAATCCAGCAATCTGCAAAATGTGCCGAACGATGGGAAGATTGTATATCTTATGCCGTCGCAAGTGGGCAATCCCAGTGGTGCTGCTTTTACCGCACAGAACAAACCTAATTTGAATCCTACCTGTTCCAGTCAAGTGCAACATGTCCCAAGTACGCTTTTTCCAACCCACCTAGAAAATTTGGCCAGTCCTATGTTGCCTATAGTTGAAAGTGTCATAAATCCAAGTTTGTCTACTCGTATTAAAAGTGAGCCTGAGAGTGTTTTATGTTCACAAATAGAAAATTTGTCTGGTGCAACCTTACCTTCGCAGTTGGATGATCTGGCAAAAACAGTTATGCCTCTGAATATTGATGGTGGTTCAgatccttttcttcctttgcctgCAGAAAATGGTCCAATGTCTCTCTTTCCTTCATCAGCAGAGAATCCTCCAAATTCAGTCTTCTCACAACTGGAAAATAACACAGATAACTTTTCATCACAACTAGAAGGAAACACTAGTTCTGCTTTCCCAAAAGAGGAGACTGTTGATCAAATATTTCCCTCACGATTGAGTAATGAAAATAACTTCAGTGAAACTAGTTCTCAACATCCAGCttcagaaaaggtgaaaaaagatcGTGGCCGGGGCCCgaatgggaaagaaaggaagcCAAAACATAACAAGCGGGCAAAGTGGCCAGCAATAATTAGGGATGGCAAATTTATCTGTAGCAGGTGTTTCAGAGTTTTCACTAATCCTAGATCACTTGGTGGTCACTTGTCTAAGAGGTCTTACTGTAAGCCTCTTGAAGGATCAGAAATTTCTCCAGAAGCTCTGCAGGCTAACGGACAGTCTTTGCTTGCCAGTATGATTCTTTCCTCAAATTCATTAAACTTGCAGCAACCCCAGGAGTCTGCCTTCAGTCCAGAGACATGTTTTAAAGATCCATCATTCCTCCAGTTACTAGCAGCTGAAAATCGTTCCACAGCCTTACTGCAGACTATGTTTCCACGGGCCAATGTGACTAACTTTAATACCGGTGGGAATGAGGAAGGAAATCAAATTATAAAACAAGCCTTGGAAACTGCAGGCATCCCGAGTACCTTTGATAACACAGAAGTACTTCCACACGTAGTTACAACAAGTTGCGTCACTGGTACGACTCAGATAAATGCAGCTGTTCTCCCCAACTCAACCACGTCCCCTCTGCTGCAGACAGTCTGTAACCCCAGTACCCTGCTAACAGACCAAAACAGGACCCTCAATGCCAAAATTCCTCCAATAAACGAATGCAAGAGTTTGCCTGTTTTTGCAACAGAAGACTTAATGCTAAAGACTATTGAAAATGGCTTATGTCCTAGCTCGTTTTCTAATACTGTTGCAGCAACGCAAAACTTTGCAGGGAACAGTTCACGAGTTTCAGTTATAAGTAGTCCCCAGAATTCAGGATCAAGCAACTTGAATAAGAAGGGAACCAGTGCttcaaagaggaagagaaaagcaacTACACCCTTGCTTGTGCCCAATACATCACAGAAAGTAGCAGTAAATAATACAACAACGATGGGACTTCTCACCAAAAGCACCGAAGGAAATGTGCAAATACAGGGAGAAAGGTTTCAGTCCAACTTGCTGGCAAATTGTGGCTCTCAAGCGGTGGTGGAAAATCTCACGCAGAAACTCAATAATGTTGACAATCAGTTATTCATGACCAGTATCAAAGAGAACTTCAAAACAAATCTCGAGGCTCATACAATGCTACCCTCTTTAACAGTAAAAACTGAAAATGGGGATTCCCAAATGATGGCTGTAAATTCCTGTGTGCAAGCAAATTCggaggaacagatttcagaagaCAATGTTATGCAGAACTTTGAAAAAACTCTGGAAATAATTAAAACTGCTATGAATTCACAGATACTTGAGGTGAAAACTGAAATTCAGGATACTGTTGCTGCTTCAGGACAGAACTCACAAGTAAATAATGCACAGGCTTCTTCGGGAAATTCTGCACAGAGTGTAAAACTACCCACTCCCGCACAGTTTGCCGTGCACGTGGGGAATGTCACTGCTGCAAAGAGTAGCTCTGCTCCGTCTGAGACGTCTCAAAAGGATGATACTCAAATATTGGAAATTTTGGAGGGGTTGCAAAAACTGAAACTAGAAAATGATTCACCCATTCAGGTGTCTGAGACTGTTTCCCAGTGCCCTCCAGCAGATACGCTAGCACCAGCAGTTCCTGTTGTATCAACTGAAAATAAACCCCTCATCCAGATATCTTCAGAGGCAAGTAACATTCAGTTTAGTGATAAAGTTAATAAGCCTTTTGTATGTCAGGATCCAGGCTGCAATTATAGTGCTATGACAAAGGACGCATTATTTAAACACTATGGCAAGGTTCATCAGTACTCTGCGGAAATGATACTAGAAATTAAGAAACATCAACTGAAGTATGCCCCATTCAAATGTGTTGTAGCTACCTGTCCAAAAACATTCACAAGAAACTCTAATCTCAGAGCACACTGTCAGCTTGTACATCATTTTACAACAGAGGAGatggtaaaattaaaaattaaaaggccTTATGGCAGAAGATCTCAAAATGAAACTGTAAACACAGCCCCGCGACCTGTTGAAATAAAAACTTTGCAGACACTAATAGTAGAAAACAAAACTGCAGCTCCATTGGTCAAAGAAGGTCAGATAAAGGAAGTTGTAGAGCCTGTAAAAGTCTTGGAAAAACTTCTGCCAGAAAATAATACTCCCGAAAGACTGGAAAAACCTCCCCAAGTGGTTTCTGTTCCACCGGAGCAGCATACTGCAGCTTCTTTCGGTAGTACACAGGCTCAACCCAAAGTACGCAAGGTTAGGAGgtacaggaaggaaaaagaggagagaaaacgTAGGAAGCCCGTAACGAAATCTCTGGAGTTTCCCACTAGATACAGCCCTTATAGACCATACCGGTGCGTCCATCAGGGTTGCTTCGCAGCTTTTACGATACAACAAAACCTAATCCTTCATTACCAAGCTGTGCACAAATCGGACCTCCCTGCCTTCTCTGCTGAAGTGGAGGAGGAGAACGAGCCTGGCAAAGAGGAACGCGATGAGGTGGAAACCAAACCTGCCGTCAGAGAGTTCAGGTGTGAGGTGAGTGACTGCTCTCGCATTTTCCAGGAAGTTACCAGCTTGATACAACATTATATGAAGCTTCATGACATGACCCCAGAGCAAATTGGAAACATGAAATCAGCTCCAGAGGCAGGAAGGTTTTCTTGCGATCAGTCTCAATGTAAGTCTTCGTTTACGGCATATCTTAACTACATTGTACATCTTGAGGCAGATCACGGTATAAAGATAAGGCCAAACAAAGTAGAAGATGACGGCGTATTCAAGTGTGACTGTGAAGGCTGTGACCGTATTTATGCTACTAGGTCTAACCTGTTGAGGCATATTTTTAACAAACATAATGATAAGCATAAAGATCATCTAATAAGACCCAGGAGATTGACACCAGGTCAGGAAAACATTTCAAGCAAAGCAAATCAGGAGAAACCATTAAAGTCCAAACAGAGAGGACTAAAAAACCGATCGGGAAAAGAAGGTAACAGGCTGTCGGTGAAAACAAAACgaaagaaaaatgtgaacttGGAAACCAAAAATTCAAAAGGAATGCAAGTTCAAGAAAATAAAGCTTATTCACTGAAACGCGGCAAGCACGTATTTTCAATAAAGGCTAGAAATGATGCCTTATCAGAATGTACAAGTAGGTTCATAACTCAGTATCCATGTATGATAAAGGGATGTTCTTCCGTAGTTACAAGCGAAAGTAACATAATAAGGCATTACAAATGTCACAAGCTGTCCAAAGCATTTACTTCCCAACACAGAAATCTTCTTATTGTATCTAAAAAGCACTCTGTCTCACAAGTAAAAGAAGCCTCTTCTGAGCAAGAGGAGACTGATAAAAAAAGTGATGTGAAAGAGCCTGAACTGAGTTTGATAGTGAGCAATAATGATTCAAGCACATCTACGTTACCgcaaaaggaaactgaaaaaggTGAGAAGGATGAAGTGGACGAACTGACAGAACTATTCATTACTAAACTGATTAACGAGGATTGTTCAAGTGCTGAAAATCAAGCAAAAATCTCTTCCAGTGTAAATAGTGACTTGCAGGAGACCAGCTCCTGCCcgtcagaaaagcaaaaatcaaacaatttaaaaagagcaaacaaagaaaaaaacgtATCTCAGAATAAGAGGAGGAGAGCCGAAAAAACTGAGGAAGTACTGCCTGCTGACGTGAGTAGCATGCACAGGGAGGAAGAGACTGCCGTTGCCATTCAAACGGCTGAAGAGCAACCTGCAGCTTTCGACTGGAGCTCGTTTAAGCcgatgggttttgaagtgtcatTCCTCAAGTTCCTTGAAGAGTCTGCtgtgaagcaaaagaaaaacaccgAAAGAGACTACCACAGCAGCGGAACCAAAAAAGGATCCCATTCGAACTCAAGAAAATCCAACGAGAAGACCTCTGTAGCAAGTAATAATGTCATTTGGTCATGTTCTGAAACCGAAACCCTTGTACCGTTTGCCAACCCATCACGGCTTCCATGTGGTGATAACGTAAAGATAGTTTTAGACAAGACTTTTAAAGACTGCACTGAGCGTGTGTTGAAGCAACTTCAGGAAATGAAACCTATCGTCAGTTTGAGAAAGCTCAAAGGACGTTGGGAGGATAATCCAGAGGTTACAGCTGCAAAAGTAGTTGTTATGGGTACCGAGGAAGGGGAGTCAAAATACTGA